A window from Chryseobacterium vaccae encodes these proteins:
- a CDS encoding FdhF/YdeP family oxidoreductase, with amino-acid sequence MEDNNKKKEIEESIRKEPDAENPYTLLDLKLTHVEKAAAGIPAVMAAFSDLFEEKAPVRGMRALFKMNQMGGFDCPSCAWPDPDDERSVLGEYCENGAKALAEEATTKRVTPEFFKQNSVYDLAKLDDYQIGKMGRLTDPMYLPEGATHYQPISWENAFKKIAEHFNALESPDEAAFYTSGRTSNEASFVYQLFAKEFGTNNMPDCSNMCHETSGSALRPTIGIGKGTVTLEDFYEAEVIVIIGQNPGTNAPRMMSALAKGKKNGAKIIAINPLPEAGLMGFINPQSVKDILKGGVQLADLYLPVKINGDMALLKALELLLIEFEKKNPGTVFDKDFIKEKTVGYDDFIKQFDHYNLDELAVLSGVSKEGLYEVAEAIATKKRIIFSWGMGLTQQPNGVDMIREILNILLLKGSIGKPGAGVCPVRGHSNVQGNRTMMIDEKPTDEQLDRLENFYGFKVPRKHGYDVVRAIKAIHEEKIKVMFCMGGNFISATPDTTFTANALRKLNLLVSVSTKLNRGHLVHGKEALILPTYGRSDKDIVNGEIQIVSTENSMGVVQDSKGMLDPVSDNLVNETQIVCRMAMATLGERSVINWQRYHDSYDAVRDDIEHCIPGFEDYNVRVRQKGGFYLPNAARDKQYFSKELGGRAPFTLTDIPDNTLAPDEYMMATTRTHDQFNTTIYGLDDRYRGIKNERRVVFMNQNDIDKAGFKAGDKVDLYNYDDGIERVAPLFIIVSYQIPEKNTVTYFPETNVLVSVNNVVKESNMPASKYVKIKIKKHDPEVYKKVDEMLYKGAVQRP; translated from the coding sequence ATGGAAGATAATAACAAAAAGAAAGAAATAGAAGAAAGTATCCGCAAAGAACCTGATGCAGAGAATCCCTATACTTTACTTGATCTTAAGCTTACCCACGTTGAGAAAGCCGCTGCAGGAATACCTGCTGTGATGGCTGCTTTTAGTGATTTATTTGAAGAAAAAGCTCCTGTTCGGGGAATGAGAGCCTTATTTAAAATGAACCAGATGGGTGGTTTCGACTGTCCCAGCTGTGCATGGCCGGATCCTGATGATGAACGTTCTGTTTTAGGTGAATACTGTGAAAACGGAGCAAAAGCATTGGCCGAGGAAGCAACTACGAAAAGAGTGACACCCGAGTTTTTTAAGCAGAATTCAGTATATGATCTTGCCAAATTGGATGATTATCAGATCGGAAAAATGGGAAGACTTACAGATCCAATGTATCTGCCGGAAGGAGCTACTCATTATCAGCCTATCAGTTGGGAGAATGCCTTTAAAAAAATAGCAGAACACTTCAACGCACTGGAATCTCCGGACGAAGCCGCTTTTTACACTTCCGGAAGAACAAGTAATGAAGCTTCTTTTGTTTACCAGCTGTTTGCCAAAGAATTCGGAACCAACAATATGCCGGACTGTTCCAATATGTGTCACGAAACCTCCGGATCAGCATTGCGCCCCACCATTGGAATTGGTAAAGGAACCGTGACACTGGAAGACTTTTATGAAGCAGAAGTCATTGTAATCATCGGGCAAAATCCCGGAACCAATGCTCCGAGGATGATGAGTGCACTGGCCAAAGGGAAAAAAAACGGAGCTAAGATTATTGCCATTAATCCTCTTCCTGAAGCAGGTCTGATGGGCTTTATCAATCCACAGAGTGTTAAAGATATTCTGAAAGGCGGTGTTCAGCTTGCCGATCTGTATCTTCCTGTAAAAATCAATGGGGATATGGCTTTATTAAAAGCACTTGAACTTTTATTGATTGAATTTGAAAAGAAAAACCCGGGCACTGTATTCGATAAAGACTTTATCAAAGAGAAAACAGTAGGATACGATGATTTTATAAAGCAGTTTGATCATTACAACCTGGATGAGCTGGCTGTCCTTTCAGGAGTTTCTAAAGAAGGATTGTATGAAGTAGCAGAAGCGATCGCCACTAAAAAAAGGATTATTTTCAGTTGGGGAATGGGATTGACCCAGCAGCCTAACGGAGTTGATATGATTCGTGAGATCCTTAATATTCTTCTGCTGAAAGGAAGCATAGGAAAGCCGGGAGCCGGAGTATGTCCTGTCCGGGGTCACAGCAATGTGCAGGGAAACAGAACCATGATGATTGATGAAAAGCCTACTGATGAACAGCTGGACAGACTTGAAAACTTTTATGGCTTTAAAGTACCCCGTAAGCATGGCTATGATGTTGTTCGCGCCATAAAGGCCATTCATGAGGAGAAAATAAAAGTGATGTTCTGTATGGGAGGAAATTTTATATCCGCAACACCGGATACTACCTTTACGGCCAATGCGCTGCGGAAGCTTAATTTACTTGTATCAGTTTCCACCAAACTAAACCGCGGGCATCTGGTCCACGGGAAAGAAGCGCTTATCCTGCCAACATACGGGCGAAGCGACAAAGATATTGTAAATGGTGAAATACAGATTGTCTCCACAGAAAATTCAATGGGAGTTGTTCAGGATTCAAAAGGAATGCTGGATCCGGTATCTGATAACCTGGTGAATGAGACCCAGATTGTCTGCCGTATGGCCATGGCTACTTTGGGAGAAAGGTCTGTGATCAACTGGCAACGTTATCATGACAGTTATGATGCTGTGCGGGATGATATTGAACATTGTATTCCCGGATTTGAAGATTATAATGTCCGTGTCCGCCAAAAAGGAGGCTTTTACCTTCCGAATGCAGCCCGCGACAAGCAGTACTTTTCTAAAGAACTTGGAGGACGGGCTCCCTTCACTTTAACAGACATTCCGGACAATACCCTTGCTCCGGATGAATATATGATGGCCACCACACGTACCCATGATCAGTTCAATACAACCATTTACGGACTGGATGACCGATACCGTGGAATTAAGAACGAACGCCGGGTGGTTTTTATGAATCAGAATGATATTGACAAAGCCGGATTTAAAGCCGGTGATAAAGTAGATCTTTATAATTATGATGATGGTATAGAAAGAGTGGCTCCGCTATTTATTATTGTTTCCTACCAGATTCCTGAAAAAAATACTGTAACCTATTTTCCGGAAACCAATGTGCTGGTATCTGTAAACAACGTAGTGAAAGAGAGTAATATGCCGGCTTCCAAATATGTTAAAATTAAAATTAAAAAACACGATCCCGAAGTTTATAAAAAGGTAGATGAAATGCTTTATAAAGGAGCTGTTCAAAGACCTTAA
- a CDS encoding molybdopterin-dependent oxidoreductase has translation MRKIILLFLFLISGGIWAQSQFTLKVGGEVKQFLELSLSELSKMPRKEASLKDKEGKTHIYSGVVLQDILLKAGVPSGKELHGENLSKYVLVKCTDGYQVLFSLAELDSSIADKNVIIADMVDGKALPESKGPLRIIAEGEKKPARSSYQVESLIIGHITD, from the coding sequence ATGAGAAAGATTATATTGTTATTCCTGTTTTTAATCTCAGGAGGTATTTGGGCTCAGTCTCAGTTTACATTAAAGGTTGGGGGAGAGGTAAAACAGTTTCTGGAGCTCTCTTTATCAGAACTTTCAAAAATGCCGCGAAAAGAGGCTTCATTAAAAGATAAAGAAGGTAAAACCCATATTTATTCCGGAGTGGTACTTCAGGATATTCTTTTAAAGGCAGGAGTTCCTTCTGGTAAAGAACTGCATGGTGAGAATCTGTCAAAATATGTATTGGTAAAATGTACCGATGGATATCAGGTTCTGTTTTCACTGGCTGAACTGGATTCCTCCATAGCAGATAAGAATGTCATTATTGCAGATATGGTGGATGGAAAAGCATTGCCGGAGTCAAAAGGCCCGCTCCGTATCATTGCTGAAGGAGAAAAAAAGCCTGCCCGAAGTTCTTATCAGGTGGAATCTTTGATTATAGGACATATTACAGATTAA
- a CDS encoding HesA/MoeB/ThiF family protein: MSGDPFERYQCQIVLPGFGLSSQELLKNSKVLIVGMGGLGCPSSQYLASSGIGTIGIVDDDIVSLSNLHRQILYTPDDIGSFKVDIAAKRLQQQNPSVSVVPYRLRVTSDNVMDLISDFDLIIEGTDNFETKYLLNDACVLSGKPLVYGAIYQHEGQVSLWNVLQKDGSYSPNYRDVFPHVEESQVPNCREGGVIPTLAGIVGCMQANEAIKYLTRSEDILAGKLWMINVMSGKTQTIKLRKTSTQITTLTPTIASITFEELQNNRYELIDVRTELEHQNFHIGGKNIPLDDLENKLSLIDHLVAIVCYCATGKRSASAAGIIKKAFPQAEVFSLKDGIDKLSDSK, translated from the coding sequence ATGAGTGGAGATCCATTTGAACGTTATCAATGCCAGATCGTTTTACCCGGATTTGGCCTTTCTTCCCAGGAACTGCTTAAAAATTCCAAAGTACTGATCGTGGGTATGGGTGGTCTTGGCTGCCCGTCTTCACAATATCTAGCGTCATCCGGCATAGGAACTATCGGTATTGTGGATGATGATATTGTTTCTCTGAGTAACCTTCACCGCCAGATTTTATATACCCCTGATGATATAGGATCATTTAAAGTAGATATTGCTGCCAAAAGACTGCAGCAGCAGAACCCTTCTGTTTCGGTGGTTCCTTATCGTTTGAGAGTTACTTCCGATAATGTAATGGATCTGATTTCAGACTTTGATCTGATTATTGAAGGAACCGATAATTTCGAGACCAAATACCTGCTGAACGACGCCTGTGTCCTGTCAGGAAAACCGTTGGTATATGGCGCTATTTATCAGCATGAAGGACAGGTAAGCCTCTGGAATGTTCTGCAGAAAGACGGCAGTTATTCCCCCAATTACCGGGATGTTTTCCCTCATGTAGAAGAATCACAGGTTCCTAACTGCAGGGAAGGCGGAGTTATTCCCACACTGGCTGGAATAGTAGGTTGTATGCAGGCCAACGAAGCGATAAAATACTTAACCCGATCAGAAGATATTTTAGCCGGAAAATTATGGATGATCAACGTGATGAGCGGAAAAACCCAAACCATTAAGCTGCGAAAAACCTCAACTCAGATTACCACTCTTACTCCAACCATTGCTTCAATTACTTTTGAAGAATTACAGAATAACAGGTATGAGCTGATAGATGTCCGGACAGAGCTGGAACATCAGAATTTCCATATCGGCGGGAAGAATATTCCGTTGGATGATCTGGAAAACAAGCTGAGTTTAATCGATCATTTGGTTGCTATTGTTTGCTATTGCGCAACCGGGAAACGGAGTGCTTCTGCAGCTGGAATCATCAAAAAAGCTTTTCCTCAGGCGGAGGTATTTTCTTTGAAAGATGGAATCGACAAACTAAGTGATTCTAAATAA
- a CDS encoding NTP transferase domain-containing protein, which yields MISEENNTIPSLNGLVLAGGKSRRMGTPKDLLKWHGKEQRYFAADLLAPFCEEVFISCRQDQLEDFNPDYHALTDTFLNMGPFGGILSALRSQRDKAWLVVACDLPLLDKKSLEFLIESRDSTKAATTYESPFDGLPEPLITIWEPKSYPLLLNFLGIGNTCPRKVLINSDTLILKPQNPDALMNVNTPEDAERAQGILKK from the coding sequence ATGATTTCAGAAGAGAATAATACCATTCCTTCCCTCAATGGTCTTGTTCTGGCTGGGGGAAAAAGCAGGAGAATGGGTACTCCAAAAGATTTACTGAAATGGCACGGAAAGGAACAGCGCTATTTTGCTGCGGATTTACTGGCTCCCTTCTGTGAGGAAGTTTTTATTTCCTGCAGACAGGATCAGCTGGAAGATTTTAATCCGGATTATCATGCTCTTACAGATACCTTCCTGAATATGGGTCCGTTTGGAGGAATTCTTTCTGCACTCCGTTCCCAAAGGGATAAAGCCTGGCTCGTTGTTGCCTGTGACCTGCCCTTACTGGATAAAAAATCACTGGAGTTTCTGATCGAATCACGGGATAGTACAAAAGCAGCCACCACTTATGAAAGTCCTTTTGATGGCCTGCCGGAACCCCTGATTACCATCTGGGAGCCAAAAAGCTACCCTCTTTTGCTGAATTTTTTAGGGATCGGAAATACATGCCCGAGAAAAGTACTCATCAATAGTGACACTCTTATTCTGAAACCTCAGAATCCGGATGCTTTAATGAATGTGAACACCCCTGAAGACGCTGAAAGGGCTCAGGGTATTCTGAAAAAATAG
- the moaC gene encoding cyclic pyranopterin monophosphate synthase MoaC, with amino-acid sequence MTDFSHLNKKLQPKIVNVSTKQITHRKAMAKATIEVPENILQKLKEGDFKTPKGSVFQTAIIAGIMAAKKTGELIPLCHPIGLENCEVDIEVNDKNEIEIYCTAEVEAKTGIEMEALTGASVAALTIYDMCKALSHDIVIKEIKLIEKSGGKNDFRRE; translated from the coding sequence ATGACAGATTTTTCACATCTTAATAAAAAGCTGCAGCCCAAAATTGTGAATGTAAGCACAAAACAGATTACCCACAGGAAAGCTATGGCCAAAGCAACAATTGAAGTTCCTGAAAACATTCTTCAAAAGCTGAAAGAAGGTGATTTTAAAACCCCAAAAGGGTCCGTTTTTCAGACCGCTATTATCGCAGGGATAATGGCTGCAAAAAAAACAGGCGAGCTCATCCCGCTCTGCCATCCGATAGGCCTTGAAAACTGTGAAGTAGACATTGAAGTAAATGATAAAAATGAGATTGAAATTTACTGCACTGCGGAAGTTGAAGCCAAAACAGGGATAGAAATGGAAGCTCTTACAGGAGCCTCTGTAGCCGCCTTAACCATCTATGATATGTGTAAAGCCCTGAGCCATGATATTGTTATTAAAGAAATTAAATTAATAGAAAAATCCGGTGGAAAAAATGATTTCAGAAGAGAATAA
- a CDS encoding molybdopterin molybdotransferase MoeA translates to MEMITVQQAEDIILSQAQDFGRESIPYDLALGKVLAEAITADRDLPPFDRPTVDGIAIAYSSYEQGIRSFVIKAVQPAGEPPVSIIADNECIEIMTGASLDKSADTVIRYEDISIDNGIATIQIDIKKGQNIHLKGKDKKAGEILVKANQVITPAIIGIAASVGKTTLSVKKLPKILIISTGDEMINPESVPEAFQLRRSNGISIKSVLEKYTVQADMLHLNDDYEEIKKELSRCIEEYDILLMSGGVSMGKFDYLPQVCEELGVEKLFHKIKQRPGKPFWFGKSRNQKLVFAFPGNPVSVFMCLHRYFIPWLRKSLEIQDPAFQYAVLQNDIDFLPSLQYFAQVKLHVNSEGMLTAEIVDTNGSGDFSHLADTEAFIELPLEQNSFRKDEVYKIWKYNS, encoded by the coding sequence ATGGAAATGATTACCGTACAACAGGCAGAAGATATTATACTTTCCCAGGCTCAGGATTTTGGCAGGGAATCCATCCCTTATGATCTGGCATTGGGGAAAGTCCTGGCCGAAGCGATCACTGCTGACCGCGATCTACCGCCTTTTGACCGACCTACCGTTGATGGCATTGCAATAGCTTACAGCTCTTACGAGCAGGGCATCCGTTCGTTTGTCATTAAAGCAGTACAGCCTGCCGGAGAACCTCCAGTTTCCATTATTGCCGACAATGAATGTATTGAAATTATGACGGGAGCTTCACTGGATAAATCAGCAGATACGGTCATCCGCTATGAAGATATTTCCATTGATAACGGAATCGCCACGATTCAGATTGATATAAAAAAAGGCCAAAATATTCACCTTAAAGGAAAGGATAAAAAAGCTGGAGAAATCCTGGTTAAAGCCAATCAGGTGATCACTCCGGCTATCATCGGCATTGCTGCATCCGTAGGAAAAACCACATTATCTGTAAAAAAACTTCCCAAAATCCTGATTATTTCAACGGGAGACGAAATGATCAATCCTGAATCTGTTCCTGAAGCGTTCCAGTTAAGACGTTCAAACGGAATCAGCATAAAATCTGTCCTTGAAAAATATACCGTTCAGGCAGATATGCTTCATCTTAATGATGATTACGAGGAGATAAAAAAAGAACTTTCACGCTGTATTGAGGAATATGATATACTTCTGATGAGCGGCGGTGTTTCTATGGGAAAATTTGATTATTTACCCCAGGTATGCGAAGAACTGGGCGTTGAGAAGCTCTTTCATAAAATAAAGCAGAGACCGGGAAAGCCATTTTGGTTTGGAAAAAGCAGAAATCAAAAGCTTGTTTTTGCATTTCCGGGAAATCCTGTGTCGGTTTTCATGTGCCTGCACCGTTATTTTATTCCGTGGCTGCGAAAATCCCTGGAAATACAAGATCCGGCATTTCAGTACGCGGTTTTACAAAATGATATTGATTTTCTACCTTCTCTTCAGTATTTTGCACAGGTAAAACTTCATGTGAATTCAGAAGGGATGTTAACTGCCGAAATTGTAGACACCAATGGCTCAGGAGATTTTTCCCATCTCGCGGATACGGAAGCTTTTATAGAGCTGCCTCTGGAACAGAACTCTTTCAGAAAGGATGAAGTTTATAAAATATGGAAATATAATTCTTAA
- the moaA gene encoding GTP 3',8-cyclase MoaA: MLTDQFGRHINYLRLAVVDRCNLRCTYCMPENGLTWIKQKDLMTDEEMLRICSVFTKLGVDKIRITGGEPFVRKNCISLIEKISNLKGLNNLSLTTNGLLTEQYIPQLKAAGIQSVNLSLDTLDKERFFRITRRNSFDKVMKTLEALLNHHIKVKINTVVMEGQNIEDLIPLVSLTKDLPVDVRFIEEMPFNGSTTEVSLKWDHAHIYNHIKSQFPEIEKIEDPKSSTSYNYTIPGFMGDVGIIAAYTRSFCGDCNRIRITPTGVLRNCLYEGGGINLKEEMRSGKTDHELKNRIINTINNKPKDGWEAEKLSLLPSQTHQSMATIGG, encoded by the coding sequence ATGCTGACAGATCAATTCGGAAGACATATCAACTATTTAAGGCTGGCCGTTGTGGACCGCTGTAATCTCCGCTGTACTTATTGTATGCCGGAAAACGGACTTACATGGATCAAACAAAAAGACCTGATGACGGATGAAGAAATGCTGAGAATCTGCTCTGTTTTTACGAAATTGGGAGTCGATAAGATCAGAATAACCGGAGGGGAACCTTTTGTAAGGAAGAACTGCATCAGTCTTATTGAAAAAATATCAAATTTAAAAGGCCTCAATAACCTCAGTCTGACAACCAACGGCCTCCTTACTGAACAATATATTCCACAGCTTAAAGCGGCCGGAATACAATCGGTCAATCTGAGTCTTGATACTCTGGATAAAGAGCGATTCTTCAGGATAACCCGCCGGAACAGCTTTGATAAGGTTATGAAAACATTGGAAGCCCTATTGAATCATCATATCAAAGTTAAAATCAACACAGTGGTGATGGAGGGGCAGAATATTGAAGATCTGATTCCCTTGGTATCCCTTACCAAAGATCTGCCTGTGGATGTCCGCTTTATAGAAGAAATGCCATTTAACGGAAGTACCACAGAAGTATCCCTGAAATGGGATCATGCTCACATTTATAACCATATTAAAAGTCAGTTTCCTGAAATAGAAAAAATTGAGGATCCGAAAAGTTCAACATCTTACAACTATACAATCCCTGGTTTTATGGGAGATGTAGGAATTATTGCGGCTTACACCCGTTCTTTTTGCGGAGACTGCAACAGAATACGCATCACTCCTACCGGTGTGTTAAGAAACTGCCTGTATGAAGGCGGCGGTATCAATCTGAAAGAGGAAATGCGTTCCGGAAAAACAGATCATGAGCTGAAAAACAGAATCATCAACACCATCAATAATAAACCCAAAGACGGATGGGAAGCTGAAAAACTCAGCCTGCTCCCCTCACAGACTCATCAGTCTATGGCTACAATCGGAGGATAA
- a CDS encoding DUF4249 domain-containing protein, with translation MKNTFLIILSLFLFTACQKEIDLDLEDQSGNIVIEGNITNQPGPYFVKITRSVAFTQNNQYPAVTGATVILSDNTGQAETLQYVGNGKYQTSSAFVGASGRTYTLKINADGKQYTAQSTMPEAVAFEGLEQDSFTFGGKISYTLLPVFTDPAALGNRYLFSFTINNLSKKTVNVFSDNINNGLPNQRPLMLPNDDNDGADHEVVVGDTIHVEMQCIDTNVFTFYSALLDIADGGSGVTPANPPSNISNGALGYFSAHTLSKQSFVIQP, from the coding sequence ATGAAAAATACTTTTTTAATTATACTCTCTCTTTTTTTATTCACCGCCTGTCAGAAGGAAATCGATCTTGACCTGGAAGACCAAAGCGGAAATATTGTTATTGAAGGAAATATTACCAACCAGCCGGGACCTTATTTTGTGAAAATAACCAGATCTGTCGCTTTTACACAGAATAACCAGTATCCTGCTGTAACAGGAGCCACAGTGATCTTAAGCGATAATACCGGACAAGCAGAGACCCTGCAATATGTTGGTAACGGGAAATATCAGACTTCATCGGCTTTTGTGGGAGCATCAGGAAGAACTTATACCTTAAAAATTAATGCAGACGGAAAGCAATACACCGCCCAAAGCACTATGCCGGAAGCGGTTGCTTTTGAAGGTCTGGAACAGGATTCTTTTACATTCGGAGGAAAAATCAGCTATACCCTCCTACCCGTTTTTACAGATCCTGCCGCATTGGGAAACCGCTATCTTTTCAGCTTTACCATTAATAATTTATCTAAAAAGACCGTGAATGTTTTTTCAGACAACATCAATAATGGTCTCCCGAACCAGAGACCTTTAATGCTTCCTAATGATGACAACGACGGTGCCGACCATGAAGTTGTTGTAGGAGATACCATCCATGTTGAAATGCAGTGCATCGACACCAATGTTTTCACCTTCTACAGTGCTCTTCTTGATATTGCAGACGGTGGAAGCGGTGTAACTCCGGCCAACCCTCCAAGTAACATCAGCAACGGAGCTTTGGGATATTTTTCAGCGCACACCCTTAGCAAGCAGAGCTTCGTAATCCAACCATAA
- a CDS encoding TonB-dependent receptor — MQTSFLKITAATAALCFSTLAMAQQTYSVSGTVKDQKNGELLIGVNVKVSENPSIHVTANEYGFYSLSLPEGSYTLIISYPGYKDFEQQVKVDQNIKLDLPLSQEEERTKSIDEVVVSGIKKDKNLSTAQMGTETLSIKNIEKLPVLFGEKDVMKTIQLLPGIKSNGEGSSGFSVRGGATDQNLILLDEAPVYNASHLLGFFSTFNSDALKDASIIKGNSPAQYGGRLSSVMDVKMKDGNNKDYNINGGIGLISSRLSVEGPIQKEKSSFIVSGRRTYADLFLKTTDDFKDNKLYFYDLNLKANYQVNENNRLYLSGYFGRDVLGIGNTFSSDWGNTTATLRWNSIINSKLFSNTSFIYSNYDYKISLESNDNKFGLNSKIQDWNLKQDFTWFAGNKHSVRFGLQSIYHTLTPSSASGTSVSSFPRNKRYSWENALYINDDFKVNDKLTVNYGVRLALFSVLGGDTFNTYENGVLTDSQFLEKGKFGKTYINPEPRITANYRINEVSSVKGGYSRNTQNLHLLSNSSSGNPTDQWIGSSYTVKPEIADQVSLGYSRNFNNNNYELNAEIYYKSMQNQIDYKNGAQITFDTAADIESELLFGKGRAYGLELIAKKKSGKLTGWISYTLSKTERKINGINDNEWYNARMDKTHDLSIVATYQLNEKWSFSGLFLYSTGNAVTFPTGKYELDGKTIFQYSSRNADRMPAYHRMDLSATYEPVSTKRFRGSWSFGIYNLYGRENAYTITFEDNPNNPGTTRAMQTSLFRWVPNITYNFKF; from the coding sequence ATGCAAACATCCTTTTTAAAAATTACCGCTGCTACGGCTGCGCTCTGTTTCAGTACTTTAGCGATGGCTCAGCAGACGTATTCTGTAAGCGGAACCGTGAAAGACCAAAAGAACGGTGAGCTCCTGATTGGAGTGAATGTAAAAGTAAGTGAAAACCCATCCATCCATGTAACGGCCAATGAATATGGCTTCTATTCCTTATCATTACCGGAAGGAAGCTATACTCTGATCATTTCTTACCCTGGCTACAAAGATTTTGAGCAGCAGGTAAAAGTGGATCAGAATATCAAACTGGACCTTCCCCTTAGCCAGGAAGAAGAAAGAACCAAAAGCATTGACGAAGTGGTTGTCTCAGGGATCAAAAAAGATAAAAATCTTTCTACAGCCCAAATGGGTACAGAAACTTTAAGCATTAAAAATATAGAAAAGCTTCCGGTTTTATTTGGAGAAAAGGATGTCATGAAAACTATCCAGCTTCTGCCCGGTATCAAAAGTAATGGTGAAGGAAGCAGCGGATTCAGTGTGAGAGGAGGTGCTACGGATCAAAACCTGATCCTTCTGGATGAAGCGCCTGTTTATAATGCATCGCATTTGCTTGGATTTTTCAGTACATTTAACAGCGATGCTCTGAAAGATGCCAGCATCATCAAGGGAAACAGCCCTGCCCAGTACGGGGGCCGCCTTTCTTCTGTGATGGATGTAAAAATGAAAGACGGAAACAACAAAGATTATAATATCAACGGAGGAATAGGCCTCATCAGCAGCCGTTTGAGTGTAGAAGGCCCTATTCAGAAAGAAAAGTCATCATTTATTGTTTCGGGAAGAAGAACGTACGCCGATCTGTTTCTGAAAACAACCGATGATTTTAAGGACAATAAATTATACTTTTACGACCTCAACCTGAAGGCCAATTATCAGGTCAACGAAAACAACCGCCTTTATCTTTCGGGGTATTTCGGAAGGGATGTTTTGGGAATTGGCAACACCTTTTCCTCAGATTGGGGGAATACAACCGCTACCCTGAGATGGAACAGCATTATTAATAGCAAATTGTTCTCTAATACGTCTTTTATTTACAGCAATTATGATTATAAGATAAGCCTGGAAAGTAATGACAATAAATTCGGACTGAATTCAAAGATACAGGACTGGAATCTTAAGCAGGATTTCACCTGGTTTGCCGGAAATAAGCATTCTGTACGCTTTGGTCTCCAGTCTATTTACCATACCCTTACTCCAAGCAGCGCTTCAGGCACAAGTGTTAGCAGTTTTCCGAGAAATAAAAGATATTCATGGGAAAATGCATTGTACATCAATGATGATTTTAAAGTGAATGATAAGCTGACCGTTAATTACGGGGTAAGGCTCGCTCTATTCAGTGTGCTGGGTGGTGATACTTTCAATACTTATGAAAACGGGGTTCTTACGGACAGCCAGTTTTTAGAAAAAGGAAAATTCGGGAAAACATACATCAATCCGGAGCCTCGTATTACAGCCAATTACCGCATCAATGAGGTTAGCAGCGTGAAAGGAGGTTATTCCCGCAATACCCAGAACCTGCATCTTTTGAGCAACAGCAGCAGCGGAAACCCTACAGACCAATGGATAGGAAGCAGCTATACGGTAAAACCTGAAATTGCAGACCAGGTCAGCCTGGGCTACAGCAGAAATTTCAACAATAATAATTATGAGCTGAATGCGGAGATCTATTATAAATCGATGCAGAACCAAATCGACTATAAAAACGGGGCACAGATCACGTTTGATACTGCAGCTGATATAGAAAGTGAACTTCTTTTCGGAAAAGGAAGAGCCTACGGACTGGAATTAATTGCCAAGAAGAAAAGCGGTAAGCTGACCGGATGGATCTCTTATACGCTCTCTAAAACAGAAAGAAAGATCAATGGTATCAATGACAATGAATGGTATAATGCCAGAATGGATAAAACCCATGATCTTTCAATAGTGGCAACGTATCAGTTGAACGAAAAATGGTCTTTCTCCGGGCTTTTTCTTTACAGCACGGGAAATGCAGTTACCTTCCCTACCGGAAAGTATGAGCTGGACGGCAAGACGATATTCCAATATAGCAGCAGAAATGCAGACCGGATGCCTGCTTATCACAGAATGGATCTGAGTGCCACCTACGAACCTGTTTCCACGAAACGTTTCCGTGGTTCATGGTCTTTCGGAATTTATAATCTGTATGGCCGTGAAAATGCTTACACCATTACTTTTGAAGACAATCCGAATAACCCGGGAACAACCCGTGCTATGCAGACTTCCCTATTCCGATGGGTTCCTAACATCACTTATAATTTCAAATTTTAA